In Styela clava chromosome 10, kaStyClav1.hap1.2, whole genome shotgun sequence, the sequence aaaaatctgtgtagtttgttcaaaacagtcaacacgatggaactGGGAATGAAGTCAGGATCATGGCATCTGccgaaaacaatgaacataaactaaatattttatacgGCAAGACAacccaatttttttctgtattataatatcacaactttcagcatttgaaatcaatcagaacgatatagattaaaaacatacaaaattcaaCAGTATATACATACCTAATGTTTTGACTCTACAAGTAACACAATCAAACGAAATATGCCTTGGAGTAAataaaatccaagttttatgaataaaatattaaagcagtagttactgCGCTAAGTTGACTGTAATACTGCCCtacattatatttgtattagacTTGAGAACATCAattcttacaagaatttgtaaactCACAAATTGtcatttccaacagatacatagcgagtactaccaacaatacagaacctgtaaacactgattcacagaCAGTAATTACACATGTgatttactttttgtttttcGTAAGCAAATATCTTTGAGTGATATTCAAATTTGCGGGCAtccaaaatatttgttcataatcacatatatatatatataatataaaatacctgTGTGGGGCGATCCATTCCACCTTGATAGTTTTTGCAGCACTTCTTCTGCGCTGTCTGGTTTACCGCGAGACAACAGCCAACGCGGCGACACTGGGACAATGCTGAAAGGTGTTAAGCTAAATTTCTGCATCAATTTCATGTAATATGCACTTAAACTTTACTAATGTATGGACTAGCAGTATTGAAAATATTGGCATTTCGACAGAACTAGTACgggatatataaatatttcacatatatatatccaattcaccatcgttaaataatacaaaaaattaatcATCCTCGATATGAAAGCTTGAGATCCATTCGCTTTCCCTCGGACTTTgccatattttatcaatattgagAAAATGCGATTTATATCTTCAAATATATTCACTAACGTATTTTTCACTTactataaaaaaacaaatccaaGAATTCCAGGTATCgttgtaataaaatacatttgtcTCCAACTAGGATAAAGATAGGCAACCCATAGAAACGCTAACATATTTGCGGTGAATCCTATTGCACCGAGAGCACCTGAAAATAGATTCATTCAGTCCTATAGCTGTTGTCGATCTTATTGGTTTTcgcaattattatttattcattttggattaaaatcatatgaaagtCATATAAGCAATTCCTGTTGTACCAGTAAATGGAATTGGAGTCATTTGTACTCACCGTTCAGGACCCAAAGCTTCGATCCCGTAGTTTCTTGTATAAGTATAGTTGTCACAACACTTAAACCGCCAACAAGGAAGCCTGATATAGCTCTACATACTGCAAATTGTTGCCAATTTTGACAAAATCCAGTGATAACTTCAAATATCAGAACTAATATGTatcctgaaaatatatttcaaatgctcTTTTTAATTACTTTAAAATCGCAGAAGAGGCAAATAAATTTTCTCGCCTATAACCGAAATTTTCTTTCTTCCATAGCGATCGGATAATTGTCCAAAAACGATAGTCCCAGGCATAAAACCTACGTAAAAAATTGATTGTAGGAAGCCTGGTATCCAACTGCGATCTTTAGTTAAATCCCACTAaagtatttttgcaataaagaAAGCATAACGACTAACTATAGTGATTTCGAATATTagttgaaaatcaaattttacataACATGATCCCAAAATACGTGAATTACTAAatcaatgtatataaaaaaaacgggAAATCCCTAGATTGTTCActtaataaaatgaaactacGTTACCTGGGACACAATGGTTTCTGCGCCCTGAGCGTGTGGATTGTCATCAAAGGCTGTCGACGGCGCagcagaaaacaccaataaaatcaCATCAGGGGTTTCGacaactaaataataaaaaatatttatactttgtcagatttttgtttaaaatattcattactatgcgattttgtattgtttagtATATATACGATTCTATATTTTTGCCAATACTTGCTACTAATTATGCAATGCTTTGTTAGATTTAAGTTATTGAAGTCTCAATTGAAAATCCTACAGCTATTCGCAAATGACTATATTTTTCTTACCGAAAAACGGAAAGCCAACGAAGAGAGAAAAATATACGCTCGACTGGAGACCGACCCCACTTCATTATTAAGAGTCTCatcaatattattcatcaaatatatatattagtatttatagtatcaatttttatcactctTAACTGCCTTTATGTCTGCATATACATGGCAAGGTTTCAGCACCAGAGTTTGAAATTGGACCTGGAGgtaaatgaaaataacatttaTAGTATAGTGCAATTTTGTACTTCTGCATACTATTtcaacaatgatatttttgctATCTTAGCTGGTATGAAAAATCTTTTCAACTTCAGTTGCTAATACCTCCACGAATACTCTATCAATTTATCTGATCATTACAATGACAGTGAAACGTTAAGATTTTTGTTGGTCGCCTTTTAGAACATTCAATATTTTggagatttaaaatatttacataatttCTCAGTTGCTATCTCGTCTAGATTCGGTTCTTATAACGCCAACAAATTCTTTTGATTAATTTTCTGTAATAAGCCGCTGGCGATATGACGACCCAATAACTTTGTACGTGGTATTACTATACGgggaatttaaatatattttgaagcgATACGCACGTAATCTGTCGATAATTCGGTTAATGTATGGCTCTTTGCATATTATGCCGAACATagaattattattatcacagaAGTTGTTAACCAATGCAACTTTTTGTTGACATTGTGCATGTAGTTTCCGGTCTTGTCGATTGATTAAATCTGCTGCCTTAAAGTCACATCTAGATATAACTTTCTGACACGGTCGCTTTAGCTATTTCTAACAAAATTAGAACAGACAGATTGAACGAGTTGAGAAGGCGGATAATTACACGATTAAATAAATACACGAAGCAAAGCTGTTGACCGGTTGTGAAACTCGATCCTGAAATATCGTTGCCTTCGACTCCAACACGTATTCTAGAAAATCACGCATAATTGCACTAAATAGTAGGCTACGGTTGAAATGACGTAAAGTCGGGAGGTAGACGACGGCGATTCAGAACAACCAAAGTAGCAATTCTTGCAAGGTATATGGATCGGTTGTCGTAAATAAAATGAGAAGTATAGAAAAAATTCTGAATGTAGTTGGATCTGTTTACAAAAGAGCTTATTGTATTTTATCGTTGTTGGGTTTTCTATTTTTGGTAAGTTAATTTCATATATGTGTATTGGTCGGAAAAACATTAAGACAGGGTTTCAAGtttgatgaaaaagaaaaatgactCTGTATGTATGCATAGCAATGTcattttatatatcaaataGGTGATATTTCACTGGCACAGCACAAGCAACAGGGGCAAATTGTAACTACTAACGATTAAGTTTAACAAACTAAAATTCAACgatagttttataatattttttaagctaGCGAAGCTTCCAGATCTTAACCTATATCAAATGCCAGACTGTTGGGTTGGACTTAAGGATAAAGACGCATCAAGTGAACACACTCCTGTGTAATCATAGTGTAATTAATTATATCGTTTATATTCATTTGTAAATAACCGATAAACCGCTTGGTCTTGCCGAAAAGGGTGTGGGTTGAATTGGAAGGTACCCGGTTGATGAAATACATCCCGAACCTTGAGTACacggaaaaaaatattgcaatattgacATTTGTTCAGCAGGCAAAATATATAGTTACGAACACTAGAGCAGCAGCGTACAAATCCCGCCCACATCGCTTCATCGAACTGTCGAGCCCGCCGCAAACTGATTTTAAGTGGGGTTTTGTTCAAGTATTACCTGCTTTAGAGCGTGTTGTTATGATGGTCTTCGCATTGGCAAATAGCTTACAGCCTTATTACCGATTTAAAGCAAGCTATTTACAATGAAAGATCTTTTCATGGTTACATTCCTGGATATACTTCAAACCCAAAATGGCTTAGTTTCCAAGTTGATCCGGGATATCATGGAActtcgaaaccgcagtttttcCACGTTGCTGATTTGTTTGAAGCGGTTGTTACTCCAAGTTATGTTACCCACGGAGAAGAGCTGAATTTTACATGGAATATAAATTTTGCCTTTAGATGTAGGAAGAAGTAATTTACTTGTGAGTAACACAGGCTGCGCAATTTAACGGGGTGAGCATGGCAAAACACAAcagcaataaaataaatctccACCTAACCactaaaatttgtatatataaaaagttttcaatGATCAATAACTTGTTCAGGACTAATATGAAGAGGTATGCGTAATACCATAAAGTGGATTTCGTTATTTACTACAATTGCATATTTAATTCTCACGCTATCTGACCAACGTTCTTATAAGAAGATTGTTGTTTGTTTATAATCGGCTTCGAAATAGCATTGTGTCTTTATTGTCTATACAGCGATTCTCATAgtgttacaaaaattaaatttaggtATTTCTGTTGCAGTGCTCTACACTTTGAACTAGAGATCTACCGATGTCAATGAAAAGGCACTGACACCGATATTTGAAATTGTCGACATCAGCGATATTCTAATAACACGTAATTTACATCAATGTAAATACAATTTTGTAGAGTGGTCGAAACGGGACAAAACATTTGTCTGCGAATAGTATTTACAGTGAACATTATTTCTTCTAAAGCAGCGCTTATCCCAAAATATGTAATATGCATTTTATCTTTGTAGGTATGCAAAGATGATTAGCACTTCCATTAGGCAAATTATAGCAGACATTTCCTTGTGCACAAGCGCACCACGCAATGAACATCTATGGGCAATCACCCAACCACTATACTAACTGTAATGAATTGAATGAGGCAGTAAATGACGCATGCATGTTCCACGTCCACCCACTATAATAACTCATAGTTCAAAGCATACTGGATGAGATCAGAGAGCTGCATATATCGGTTCATTTttaagccgataccgatacatttTTACGTCGGACTCTACTGTATATCATTATTCGTTATTTTCCTTTGTGTGTGTGATCGCCGATTATCGTCAAGCAACAGTGGATTGCGTCTGTCTTACTGCATTTGTTATTAGCTGTTTCGAGTATAAGTTCAATAATTATCTTGCtcttgaaattatattgaacgATTGCGGCAGATCCAATCCACAGTCGCTTCCATGacctttttcacaaaatttgggCGGCAAATCAGAATTCCATTTCCTGAATCCCATTAGAAAATTTCGCCATGTAAGCAGTGCCatacaaatgcaagtttcgAAATCCTGGCACGAAAAAGTAGCGTTGCAAGTGAGGCTCATTTAGTTGTCAGTGAGACTTAGTTTTGGCGTTTATATGAGGATTCGAAAGGTGCGTGTTCCCTATGATTGGTCACTTTGTAATGTT encodes:
- the LOC144428087 gene encoding solute carrier family 22 member 3-like, with the translated sequence MLAFLWVAYLYPSWRQMYFITTIPGILGFVFLYIVPVSPRWLLSRGKPDSAEEVLQKLSRWNGSPHTDAMILTSFPVPSC